A section of the Aerosakkonema funiforme FACHB-1375 genome encodes:
- the kaiB gene encoding circadian clock protein KaiB — protein MSPLKKTYVLKLYVAGNTPNSVRALKMLKNILEQEFQGVYALKVIDVLKNPQLAEEDKILATPTLAKILPPPVRKIIGDLSDREKVLIGLDLLYEELREEEELGF, from the coding sequence ATGAGCCCTTTGAAGAAAACCTATGTTCTCAAGCTTTATGTAGCTGGGAACACACCCAATTCTGTCCGAGCATTAAAAATGCTCAAAAATATACTTGAACAAGAGTTTCAAGGCGTTTACGCACTGAAAGTGATTGATGTTCTCAAAAATCCCCAACTGGCAGAAGAAGATAAAATCTTGGCAACTCCTACTCTGGCGAAAATATTACCTCCCCCGGTGCGAAAAATAATTGGCGATCTTTCCGACAGAGAGAAGGTATTGATTGGTTTAGATCTGCTTTACGAAGAATTGCGTGAGGAAGAAGAATTGGGCTTTTAA
- a CDS encoding GldG family protein — protein MKTFKFSDKYAKYLLWIGLFLLAAGFTAWVVSDKWLPVPLLLVICGSVALGLWLASQGNGDLTSPTQSFWGQRSTQAGTNAFVATAAVVAILVVINFLGVRYSGRMDLSENQQFTLSPQSQQLVRDLTQPVKVWIFDRNPDPKDKQLLENYQRQGSKFSFEYIDPNVNPGLARKFNLKESGEAYLEYGEQRKFIQNVNQNEPLSEEKLTNAIEQIKSDRTLAVYFLQGHGERPMESVRDGLSQAMKYLEQKNYKSIALNLAERSSVPDDAVAVVVAGPKRALFEQEVKVLREYLDRGGSLLLALDPNTDLGLNSLLDEWGVKLENRLAVDASDDGRLIGLGPATPIVTNYGNHPITKNFGNGISFYQMARPLDIQPIKGVEATPLLLTSQDSWAESDLENRELTFDPKQDRQGPLILGVALSRKAEFISNSQPAQASPSPAASPNKSESQTSKQNLDKKPKKRSDEARLVVFGNSSFVSDGVFEQQLNGDVFLNSVSWLNRQENRTLSIRPKQPNQRRLKMRLSQAGLLTWISIVILPLIGFGTAGWLWWRRR, from the coding sequence ATGAAAACATTCAAATTCAGCGATAAATATGCCAAATATCTGCTCTGGATAGGGCTATTTCTACTTGCTGCCGGTTTCACCGCTTGGGTAGTATCGGACAAGTGGTTGCCCGTACCGCTTTTGTTGGTAATTTGTGGAAGTGTGGCTCTAGGATTGTGGTTGGCAAGTCAAGGTAATGGCGATTTAACTTCACCGACACAAAGTTTTTGGGGACAGCGTTCCACACAAGCAGGAACTAATGCCTTTGTAGCTACGGCAGCAGTTGTGGCGATTTTGGTGGTAATTAACTTTTTGGGCGTCCGCTATTCGGGGCGGATGGACTTGTCAGAAAATCAACAGTTTACTCTGTCGCCTCAGTCACAGCAGCTGGTGCGGGATTTAACCCAACCTGTAAAAGTGTGGATATTCGATCGCAATCCCGATCCCAAAGACAAGCAATTATTGGAGAACTACCAACGTCAGGGGTCAAAGTTCAGCTTTGAGTATATCGACCCTAATGTCAATCCAGGATTGGCGAGAAAATTTAATCTCAAAGAAAGCGGCGAAGCTTATTTGGAATATGGCGAACAGCGAAAGTTTATCCAAAACGTCAATCAGAATGAGCCGCTTTCGGAAGAAAAACTGACTAATGCTATAGAACAAATTAAAAGCGATCGCACTCTGGCAGTATATTTTCTGCAAGGTCATGGCGAACGACCGATGGAGTCAGTCAGAGATGGACTGTCTCAAGCAATGAAGTACCTGGAGCAGAAAAATTATAAAAGCATTGCGCTTAACTTGGCAGAACGTTCATCAGTTCCCGATGATGCCGTTGCCGTCGTGGTAGCGGGGCCAAAACGAGCTTTGTTTGAGCAAGAAGTTAAAGTGTTGCGCGAATATCTCGATCGAGGTGGCAGCTTGCTACTGGCATTAGACCCCAATACCGATCTGGGACTCAATAGTTTATTGGATGAGTGGGGTGTGAAGCTGGAAAATCGTCTTGCCGTTGATGCCTCCGATGATGGACGTTTGATTGGATTGGGACCGGCTACTCCCATCGTGACTAACTACGGAAATCATCCCATTACTAAAAATTTTGGCAATGGCATTTCTTTCTATCAAATGGCAAGACCTCTAGATATTCAACCTATCAAAGGTGTGGAAGCGACGCCACTGTTGTTGACTTCTCAAGATAGCTGGGCGGAAAGCGATTTAGAAAATCGGGAATTAACTTTCGATCCCAAGCAGGATCGCCAAGGGCCGTTGATTTTAGGGGTAGCTTTGAGTCGTAAAGCGGAATTTATATCCAATTCCCAGCCAGCACAAGCATCACCCTCTCCTGCTGCATCTCCAAATAAGTCAGAAAGCCAAACATCAAAACAAAATTTGGATAAAAAGCCAAAAAAACGCTCAGATGAAGCTCGCTTAGTTGTGTTTGGAAATTCTAGTTTTGTCAGCGATGGGGTATTCGAGCAACAGTTAAATGGCGATGTGTTTCTCAATTCAGTCAGTTGGTTGAATAGGCAAGAAAATCGCACTCTTTCCATTCGTCCCAAGCAGCCAAACCAGCGTCGTCTGAAGATGAGACTTTCCCAAGCTGGCTTGTTAACTTGGATAAGTATAGTCATTTTACCTTTAATCGGATTTGGAACGGCTGGCTGGCTTTGGTGGCGGCGGCGATAA
- a CDS encoding circadian clock protein KaiA, translated as MLSIVLSPLQDVCPGGEAIIQRVDPLTSKKHVRSQLSICTFLPSEQLAQSLEPFLSGERYVLSEFQSKEAFLSFVTQRQQQIDCLILEDVPEMLTVVEQLHEQGTLLPSVILKADIEEVRLSPTSGDEIRKSTLPAEKSGKTSAEFTPEGIVSFYDAAAIEVSLSEMDRIADRIEQAIARFLELSSQAPLCETFSWGENIAKQNFLLSQQQRLAEKLRERLGYLGVYYKRNPKHFFRNFSVSKKQEFLAQLKYDYRQIVLNYFVQDANLNQKIDEFVNTAFFSDIPVTHIVEIHMELMDDLSKQLKLEGRNDEVLLDYRLTLIDVIAHLCEMYRRSLPRES; from the coding sequence ATGTTAAGCATTGTATTGAGTCCCTTACAGGATGTCTGTCCTGGGGGGGAAGCAATTATACAACGAGTTGATCCCCTTACTTCCAAAAAGCACGTGCGATCGCAACTTTCTATCTGTACTTTCTTGCCTTCTGAGCAATTGGCTCAGTCGCTTGAGCCGTTTTTAAGTGGCGAACGCTATGTGCTGTCTGAATTCCAGTCAAAAGAGGCGTTTTTGAGTTTTGTGACGCAGCGACAACAACAGATCGATTGCCTGATTTTAGAGGATGTCCCAGAGATGTTGACCGTTGTCGAGCAGTTGCACGAGCAAGGTACGCTCTTACCTAGCGTGATTTTAAAGGCGGATATAGAAGAAGTAAGGCTAAGCCCAACATCGGGTGATGAGATTCGCAAATCTACCTTACCCGCAGAAAAGTCAGGGAAAACTTCAGCAGAATTTACTCCAGAGGGGATTGTGAGTTTTTATGATGCGGCGGCGATCGAAGTCTCTCTTAGCGAAATGGATCGCATTGCCGATCGGATTGAGCAAGCGATCGCTCGCTTTCTGGAGCTTTCTTCCCAAGCTCCTTTGTGCGAGACATTCTCATGGGGCGAAAACATCGCCAAACAAAATTTTCTCTTGTCACAGCAACAGCGCTTGGCAGAAAAACTAAGAGAACGATTAGGATACCTGGGAGTGTATTACAAGCGCAATCCCAAACATTTCTTTCGGAATTTTTCAGTTTCCAAAAAACAGGAGTTTCTGGCTCAATTAAAATATGACTACCGCCAGATAGTTCTGAATTACTTTGTACAAGATGCCAACCTAAATCAAAAAATTGATGAATTTGTCAATACAGCTTTCTTTTCTGACATACCGGTTACTCATATTGTGGAAATTCATATGGAGTTAATGGATGATCTTTCCAAGCAACTAAAATTGGAAGGGCGTAACGATGAAGTGCTATTAGATTACAGACTGACGTTAATCGATGTGATAGCTCACTTATGTGAAATGTACCGCCGTTCGCTGCCCAGAGAATCTTAA
- a CDS encoding phycobiliprotein lyase codes for MDVKEFFQLSAGKWFSQRTSHHLAFKQSESGKSDIKIEMLAGDDPVVIDLCQQYDIDPKLAWGGARVTWDGTMEWDSEKHEGSSVLVPIPDLDTPQSGKLLRDVGYAEKAGVAGRYIIGSDDAMTLITEYETMYSEERIWFASPNLRLRASILKRFGGFSMASFCSEIRMGVTKT; via the coding sequence ATGGATGTTAAAGAATTTTTCCAGCTAAGCGCTGGCAAATGGTTTTCACAACGCACCAGTCACCATCTAGCCTTCAAGCAATCAGAAAGCGGCAAATCAGATATCAAAATTGAAATGCTCGCAGGAGACGACCCGGTAGTGATCGATCTGTGCCAGCAGTACGACATAGACCCGAAGTTAGCTTGGGGTGGGGCTCGCGTCACTTGGGACGGGACAATGGAATGGGATAGCGAAAAACACGAAGGTTCCTCAGTGCTGGTGCCGATACCAGATCTGGATACACCCCAAAGCGGCAAGTTGCTGCGAGATGTCGGTTATGCTGAGAAGGCAGGGGTGGCAGGTCGCTACATTATCGGTAGCGATGATGCGATGACACTGATTACCGAGTACGAAACGATGTACTCAGAAGAGCGCATCTGGTTTGCCAGTCCTAACTTGCGACTGCGAGCAAGCATACTCAAGCGTTTCGGTGGTTTCAGTATGGCATCTTTTTGCTCGGAGATTCGTATGGGAGTAACTAAAACCTAG
- a CDS encoding ABC transporter ATP-binding protein, producing MIEVEHLCKIYGSTPAIQDVTFTVEPGEIVGFLGPNGAGKTTTMRILAGYLPATSGTARIAGYDVHSDSMAVRQRIGYLPEVPPLYPEMTVEGFLYFVTRIKGVAAGDRVASVNSAIKRCNLEEKRKVAIRKLSKGFRQRVGIAQAIVHDPPVIILDEPTVGLDPRQIIEIRKLIESLAGSHTIILSTHILPEVSMTCSRVTIINRGKIVATNTPENLEASLAEGSGYEVEVEGDAATALARLRAVPGVRLVESMPMEHLPSSRALYRITSETGAEPGREIAAALVSAGLGLCEMRRTRATLEDVFLELTTSEKMTTSEEQTHPQPRPVQQEREIGREALEQGEK from the coding sequence ATGATTGAAGTTGAGCATTTATGCAAAATCTACGGCTCGACCCCAGCCATCCAAGATGTTACCTTTACTGTGGAGCCGGGGGAAATCGTCGGTTTTTTAGGGCCAAATGGAGCCGGTAAAACGACGACGATGCGAATTTTGGCCGGGTACTTACCGGCTACCAGCGGTACGGCTCGCATTGCTGGGTACGATGTCCATTCCGATTCAATGGCGGTGCGGCAGCGAATAGGCTATTTGCCAGAAGTGCCGCCGCTGTATCCGGAAATGACGGTAGAAGGCTTTTTATACTTTGTAACCCGAATTAAGGGGGTAGCGGCGGGCGATCGCGTTGCGTCGGTTAACTCGGCCATCAAACGCTGCAATCTGGAGGAAAAGCGCAAAGTCGCGATCCGCAAGCTTTCCAAAGGATTTCGGCAGCGAGTGGGAATTGCTCAGGCGATCGTCCACGACCCACCTGTGATTATTCTGGATGAACCGACGGTTGGTCTTGACCCCCGTCAAATCATTGAGATCCGAAAATTGATCGAGAGTCTCGCCGGTAGCCACACGATTATTCTCTCAACTCATATCTTGCCGGAAGTCAGCATGACTTGTAGCCGCGTCACAATTATCAATCGCGGCAAAATTGTGGCAACTAATACCCCGGAAAATCTGGAGGCTAGTTTGGCTGAAGGTTCGGGGTATGAAGTCGAAGTAGAGGGAGATGCTGCCACCGCTTTGGCAAGATTGAGAGCGGTGCCGGGGGTACGTTTGGTAGAATCTATGCCGATGGAGCATCTACCCTCAAGTCGCGCTCTCTACCGGATAACATCGGAAACGGGAGCCGAACCGGGTCGCGAGATAGCGGCTGCTTTAGTATCGGCTGGATTGGGATTATGCGAAATGCGACGCACACGCGCCACTTTAGAGGATGTGTTCCTAGAACTGACAACATCGGAAAAGATGACAACTAGCGAGGAGCAAACCCACCCCCAACCCCGACCCGTACAACAGGAAAGGGAGATTGGTAGGGAAGCTCTTGAGCAAGGAGAGAAGTAA
- a CDS encoding ABC transporter permease — protein sequence MQIILANIMAIYRKELQSYFASPLAYAIAGVFWFVAGCIFMTILLGTINQAAEYDRMYGATVPPIDVANLVLQSFLNVMGSFSLFVLPMLSMGLYADERKRGTLELLATSPITNWAVSVGKLLGVLTFFTAIIMPMLAYEAIALSAADPPVPPAVPLLGHLGLILLAASVLSLGMFISSLTDSNVLAAIFTFVAVLLLWMIDLFAGMWGGWVGAVFSYLSLLKHYNNLVQGILDSSSLIFFASFIVLGVFLTAQSIDALRFQRSS from the coding sequence ATGCAGATAATCCTCGCCAATATTATGGCTATCTACCGCAAGGAGTTGCAGAGCTATTTTGCTTCGCCCTTGGCGTATGCGATCGCGGGTGTATTCTGGTTTGTGGCTGGCTGCATTTTTATGACTATTCTGCTGGGCACAATTAATCAAGCCGCAGAATACGATCGAATGTACGGCGCAACCGTACCGCCGATCGATGTGGCCAACTTGGTTTTGCAAAGCTTCTTAAACGTGATGGGGTCGTTTTCGTTGTTTGTGCTGCCGATGCTCTCGATGGGTCTTTATGCAGATGAGCGCAAACGCGGTACTTTGGAATTGTTGGCAACGTCGCCCATCACCAACTGGGCAGTGTCGGTGGGCAAATTGTTGGGAGTCTTAACTTTTTTCACGGCGATTATCATGCCGATGTTAGCCTATGAGGCGATCGCTTTGAGTGCGGCTGACCCCCCCGTACCGCCAGCTGTACCTTTATTGGGGCATTTGGGATTAATCTTGCTCGCCGCTAGCGTACTGTCTTTGGGGATGTTTATCTCTTCCCTTACAGATAGTAACGTTCTGGCGGCAATCTTCACGTTTGTCGCTGTCTTGCTGCTGTGGATGATCGATTTATTCGCCGGGATGTGGGGCGGCTGGGTTGGCGCAGTATTTAGCTATTTATCATTGCTGAAGCACTACAACAACCTGGTACAAGGGATCTTGGATAGCAGCAGTTTGATATTTTTTGCTAGTTTTATTGTTTTGGGGGTGTTTCTCACCGCTCAGTCGATCGATGCCTTGCGCTTTCAGCGCTCGTCATAG
- the kaiC gene encoding circadian clock protein KaiC: MNKPKNQTEQKQETLKVGVEKIRTLIEGFDDISHGGLPVGRTTLVSGTSGTGKTLLAIQFLYNGIIHFDDPGVFVTFEESPNDIIKNACSFGWDLQQLIENGKLFILDASPDPEGQDVVGSFDLSALIERLQYAIRKYKAKRVSIDSVTAVFQQYDAASVVRREIFRLVARLKQVGVTTIMTTEREQEYGPVARFGVEEFVSDNVIIVRNVLEGERRRRTMEILKLRGTTHMKGEYPFTITNDGINIFPLGAMRLTQRSSNVRVSSGVKTLDEMCGGGFFKDSIILATGATGTGKTLLVSKFLQDACMRGERAMLFAYEESRAQLSRNAYSWGIDFEDLEQKDVLKIICAYPESAGLEDHLQIIKSEIAQFKPSRIAIDSLSALARGVSNNAFRQFVIGVTGFAKQEEITGFFTNTTDQFMGSHSITDSHISTITDTIIMLQYVEIRGEMSRAINVFKMRGSWHDKGIREYTISEKGPEIKDSFRNFERIISGSPSRISVDEKTELSRIVKGVQGKIGEE; encoded by the coding sequence ATGAATAAACCCAAAAACCAGACCGAACAAAAACAAGAAACTCTAAAAGTAGGAGTCGAAAAAATCCGTACCCTTATAGAGGGATTTGATGATATAAGTCATGGGGGTTTACCTGTTGGTAGAACAACGTTAGTAAGCGGGACTTCTGGAACTGGAAAAACATTATTAGCCATCCAATTTCTCTATAACGGCATCATTCATTTTGACGATCCGGGAGTCTTTGTTACTTTTGAAGAATCGCCGAACGATATTATCAAAAATGCCTGTAGCTTTGGTTGGGATTTACAACAATTAATCGAGAATGGCAAGCTATTTATTCTAGATGCTTCTCCCGATCCGGAGGGACAAGATGTTGTCGGGAGTTTTGACCTTTCTGCTTTGATTGAACGTCTGCAATACGCCATTCGTAAATACAAAGCTAAACGGGTTTCGATCGACTCGGTGACGGCGGTGTTTCAACAATACGATGCTGCTTCGGTTGTGCGAAGAGAAATCTTTCGCTTGGTGGCGCGTTTAAAGCAAGTTGGCGTGACTACTATTATGACAACCGAAAGGGAGCAAGAATATGGGCCGGTGGCGCGTTTTGGCGTAGAAGAATTTGTGTCGGACAATGTGATAATTGTCCGCAATGTTTTGGAAGGAGAGAGGCGTCGCCGCACGATGGAAATCCTGAAATTGAGAGGTACAACTCATATGAAAGGCGAATATCCTTTCACTATTACTAATGATGGAATTAACATTTTCCCCTTGGGTGCAATGCGATTAACTCAACGTTCTTCTAATGTGAGAGTTTCTTCTGGTGTGAAAACGCTGGACGAAATGTGTGGTGGTGGTTTCTTTAAAGATTCGATTATTTTGGCCACAGGAGCGACGGGTACAGGCAAAACGCTTTTAGTAAGTAAATTTTTGCAAGATGCCTGTATGAGAGGCGAGCGAGCGATGCTATTTGCTTATGAAGAATCTCGCGCTCAGCTATCGCGCAATGCTTACTCATGGGGTATTGATTTTGAGGATTTAGAACAAAAAGATGTGCTAAAAATTATTTGTGCTTATCCGGAATCGGCTGGATTGGAAGACCACTTGCAAATTATTAAATCGGAAATTGCACAATTTAAGCCTTCTCGAATTGCGATCGATTCTTTATCTGCTTTGGCGCGGGGAGTGAGCAATAATGCTTTTAGACAGTTTGTGATTGGCGTAACAGGTTTTGCCAAGCAAGAAGAAATTACCGGCTTTTTTACCAACACCACCGATCAATTTATGGGGTCTCATTCGATTACAGACTCTCATATTTCTACGATTACGGACACAATCATTATGCTCCAGTACGTAGAGATTCGCGGCGAAATGTCTCGCGCTATTAACGTGTTTAAGATGCGGGGTTCTTGGCACGATAAAGGCATCCGCGAGTACACCATCAGCGAAAAAGGCCCCGAAATTAAAGACTCTTTCCGGAACTTTGAACGGATTATCAGCGGTTCTCCCAGTCGCATTAGCGTTGATGAAAAAACAGAACTTTCTCGGATTGTCAAGGGGGTTCAAGGAAAAATTGGGGAAGAGTAA
- a CDS encoding hybrid sensor histidine kinase/response regulator, giving the protein MGLWTQRGAFSYFELPARQHIPMSTPCLKEFIAIVPICTQRMSLAAVLEIFSQDNCEPSTTTTRYTNSLVVVNEQLRPMGILHLSSLLPYLNLSKSASGGAIFKSAPEATLMTADFEPSLPPTFPGAAYGRSLGEVERKDGFDRPAVNKASVTSRRPQIAPEFNLQQPILDLGLSIIEPVATLPADFTLKQFWPYLQDRRYKTAPSPDWALVDPTGKFLGLLDTQRLLQYLANRLSPEILAESEPPQKPAAPRLPVDRIPSNNPTTTTLEETLHPLIVLLERLPLPIMLQTGNGESVNQNLAWRKHFGALQDPESIRREAAELLAKAPPPGQDAKVEEWDHFFGEASNLFDFSVLPIATPARNSDEPTTPNDRTFAPKLCHLGTNPNTCICICPMQNGSERAWQFIKIPLGNVLSSQDLSQDSQSTPQSTPEELLQVTKCYENFCLATLGANMDSSLVAPSIPMLEQETLRLTHEAFGIQYGDLRAKQSGQHIDGKPTSEPDKGSEIFNSSPEAIGGDLWLVLAQDVTDEQQVAKELAAKNADLIQLNRLKDEFLACISHELKTPLTAVLGLSSLLKDRLLGELNDRQIRYARLIHQSARHLMTVVNDILDLTRMETGQLELTLAPVDIQNVCDRAYEQARHLVWGKNKEEEEERIALTPEPNFTLSIETSLESLIADELRLRQMLVNLLSNALKFTEPNGHLGLKVSRWEGWIAFTVWDTGIGIPEEKQHLIFQKFQQLENPLTRQFDGTGLGLVLTQRLARLHGGDVTFISKPGTGSEFTLLLPPSPPGNTYEFPTMSSEWEENSLNQNSYFVQQNSYATHQKSEASSRLVLIVETTPRSIEELTNQLLGLGYRVVIARSGTEALEKARRLQPCAIFLNPLLPLLSGWDVLTLLKSSPQTQHIPVIVTATRAEKNYAYSKRANSFLTLPVQLDDLRQTLESLAHPQASEKGQASGTGLIVLRLSTRAPGDLAEDRNSAIATTNLSVEPTHQPASSTAIFKTSPAGDLEGEKVANSHQASSFPHPNLSKLLHQYNYRILEVDDLDQAELLARVWQPQVVLLESQISDPIPYLEQLSQHPALASLPLVVLDEATAKAALQVSGKHGKLPLQVFPCLTAPGSSLEPNTLLQAIQVAAGMSCKPSILVVDILTLPDLIPSFGPIQPTVTSGMESASSTSPEAGQDRQLTNLDMAAATKKRTEKLQVLIQYFQTAGFKGVIGHSWEEVLRQVQHRSVDLLLIDLAELTTSNQLIKEISALKRFGQRPPTLVLAKQLNTDESSSGLEESLDLALREIATRILPASLSMEELLEQIRQTLTQV; this is encoded by the coding sequence ATGGGACTGTGGACTCAAAGAGGCGCTTTCAGCTATTTTGAACTGCCAGCCAGACAGCACATACCCATGTCTACCCCCTGCCTGAAAGAATTTATCGCCATCGTCCCAATCTGCACGCAGAGGATGAGCCTCGCAGCAGTGCTGGAAATTTTCAGCCAGGACAACTGCGAGCCCAGCACCACCACTACTCGTTACACAAATAGCTTGGTAGTGGTGAACGAACAGCTACGCCCTATGGGAATACTGCACCTGAGCAGTCTACTGCCCTACTTGAACTTATCCAAATCGGCTTCTGGGGGGGCAATATTTAAAAGTGCCCCAGAAGCGACTTTAATGACAGCAGACTTCGAGCCGTCTTTGCCTCCTACCTTTCCGGGTGCAGCTTATGGAAGGAGCCTGGGAGAAGTAGAGCGAAAAGATGGGTTCGATCGCCCTGCGGTAAATAAAGCATCTGTGACATCGCGCCGACCCCAAATTGCGCCAGAATTTAATTTACAGCAACCTATTTTAGATCTCGGTCTATCCATCATTGAGCCGGTCGCCACCCTACCTGCCGATTTTACTCTCAAACAATTTTGGCCGTATTTGCAAGATCGGAGGTATAAAACTGCTCCCAGCCCTGACTGGGCTCTAGTCGATCCCACTGGCAAGTTTCTGGGCTTGCTGGATACTCAGCGTCTTCTGCAATACCTGGCCAATCGCTTATCGCCAGAAATATTAGCAGAATCCGAACCTCCACAAAAACCAGCAGCGCCAAGATTGCCTGTCGATCGCATCCCCTCAAACAACCCCACCACCACTACCCTAGAGGAAACCCTTCATCCCCTGATTGTACTGCTGGAACGACTGCCCTTACCCATCATGTTGCAAACAGGCAACGGTGAATCCGTAAACCAAAATTTAGCGTGGCGCAAACACTTTGGAGCCCTGCAAGACCCCGAATCGATCAGACGCGAAGCCGCTGAACTATTGGCAAAAGCACCACCTCCAGGGCAAGATGCCAAAGTGGAGGAATGGGACCATTTCTTTGGCGAAGCCTCAAATTTATTTGATTTTTCGGTTTTGCCGATCGCCACCCCAGCTAGAAACTCAGACGAGCCGACGACTCCTAACGATCGCACCTTTGCCCCTAAACTTTGTCATTTAGGTACAAATCCAAACACCTGCATTTGTATCTGTCCCATGCAAAATGGTTCCGAGCGAGCGTGGCAATTTATCAAAATCCCTCTGGGCAACGTTTTATCCAGCCAGGATCTGTCCCAAGATAGCCAAAGCACCCCCCAAAGTACACCAGAAGAGCTGCTTCAAGTGACTAAGTGTTATGAGAACTTTTGCTTAGCAACTTTAGGCGCAAACATGGATAGCTCCCTGGTAGCGCCTTCGATTCCCATGCTGGAACAAGAAACTCTGCGGCTTACACACGAAGCATTTGGCATCCAGTATGGAGATCTCAGAGCCAAGCAATCGGGACAACATATCGACGGTAAGCCGACCTCTGAGCCGGATAAAGGGTCGGAAATATTTAATAGCTCTCCAGAAGCGATCGGTGGTGACTTGTGGCTCGTGCTAGCACAGGATGTTACGGACGAGCAGCAAGTCGCCAAAGAACTGGCAGCTAAAAATGCCGATCTCATTCAACTCAATCGGCTTAAAGATGAATTTTTAGCCTGCATCAGTCACGAACTAAAAACTCCTCTCACAGCGGTTTTAGGCTTGTCCAGCTTGCTCAAAGATCGTTTGCTGGGCGAACTCAACGATCGCCAAATCCGCTATGCGCGACTGATCCATCAGAGCGCTCGCCATCTCATGACTGTCGTCAACGACATCTTGGATCTTACCCGTATGGAAACTGGGCAGCTGGAGCTGACCCTCGCTCCCGTGGATATCCAAAATGTATGCGATCGAGCTTATGAGCAAGCTCGACACCTCGTATGGGGAAAAAACAAAGAAGAAGAAGAAGAACGCATTGCCCTCACTCCAGAGCCTAACTTCACTCTGTCGATCGAAACCAGTTTAGAAAGCTTGATCGCAGACGAACTGCGCCTGCGTCAAATGCTTGTCAATCTGCTCTCCAACGCGCTTAAATTTACAGAGCCTAACGGTCACCTTGGCTTAAAAGTCAGCCGCTGGGAAGGCTGGATTGCTTTTACGGTCTGGGATACAGGGATAGGCATACCCGAAGAAAAACAACACCTAATCTTTCAAAAATTTCAACAGCTAGAAAATCCCCTCACCCGTCAGTTTGACGGTACCGGACTCGGACTGGTTTTAACCCAGCGTCTCGCTCGCCTTCACGGCGGGGATGTTACTTTTATTTCCAAGCCAGGTACAGGTAGCGAGTTTACGCTTCTCCTACCTCCCAGTCCACCTGGAAATACTTATGAATTCCCCACAATGAGTTCTGAATGGGAAGAAAATTCTCTAAATCAAAATTCTTATTTTGTTCAGCAAAACTCTTATGCCACACACCAGAAGTCAGAAGCTTCATCTCGCTTAGTTTTAATCGTAGAAACCACACCCCGATCGATCGAAGAACTAACAAACCAGCTTTTGGGGTTGGGCTATCGAGTCGTCATTGCTCGCTCCGGTACGGAAGCTTTAGAAAAAGCGCGACGGTTGCAACCTTGTGCCATTTTCCTCAATCCCCTCCTACCTCTCCTCTCAGGTTGGGATGTACTCACTTTGCTCAAATCATCTCCCCAAACTCAACACATACCAGTGATCGTCACCGCCACTAGGGCAGAAAAGAATTACGCTTACAGTAAGCGAGCTAATAGCTTTTTGACTTTGCCGGTGCAACTGGATGATTTGCGCCAAACTTTGGAAAGCTTGGCCCACCCTCAAGCATCCGAAAAGGGTCAAGCTTCCGGGACCGGTTTGATCGTTCTGCGGCTTAGTACACGTGCGCCAGGGGATTTAGCAGAGGATCGCAACAGTGCGATCGCAACAACTAATTTATCTGTCGAGCCGACTCACCAGCCGGCTTCTAGCACGGCAATATTTAAGACTTCTCCAGCAGGCGATTTGGAGGGCGAGAAAGTCGCAAATTCACACCAGGCTTCCTCGTTCCCTCACCCCAATTTGAGTAAACTTTTACATCAATACAATTACCGGATTTTAGAAGTTGACGATCTCGATCAAGCCGAACTTCTAGCGCGGGTTTGGCAGCCCCAGGTAGTCTTACTCGAAAGCCAAATTTCCGATCCTATACCTTACTTGGAACAGCTGAGCCAACACCCAGCCTTGGCAAGTTTGCCCTTGGTGGTTTTGGATGAAGCGACTGCTAAAGCTGCTCTTCAAGTAAGCGGTAAACATGGAAAGTTGCCTTTACAAGTATTTCCTTGTTTGACAGCCCCTGGATCTTCATTAGAACCCAATACTTTGTTACAGGCGATTCAAGTAGCTGCTGGTATGAGCTGCAAGCCCAGTATTTTAGTTGTGGATATCTTAACTTTGCCGGATTTAATTCCTTCTTTTGGCCCTATACAACCAACGGTGACTTCTGGTATGGAGTCTGCTAGTTCCACTTCCCCAGAAGCCGGACAAGATCGACAACTGACAAATCTGGATATGGCGGCTGCTACTAAAAAGCGAACTGAGAAGCTGCAAGTCTTAATCCAATATTTCCAAACGGCTGGGTTTAAAGGTGTGATAGGTCATTCTTGGGAAGAAGTTTTGCGGCAAGTTCAGCACCGTAGTGTAGATTTACTGTTAATAGATCTGGCAGAATTAACAACCTCAAACCAATTAATAAAGGAGATCTCTGCTCTCAAACGGTTTGGACAAAGACCTCCTACGCTTGTGCTAGCTAAACAGTTAAATACAGATGAATCGTCGTCAGGTCTGGAAGAGTCTCTAGATTTGGCTTTGCGGGAAATCGCCACGCGAATTTTGCCTGCTTCTTTGTCGATGGAGGAACTTTTAGAGCAGATTCGTCAGACACTAACTCAGGTCTAG